Proteins from a single region of Synchiropus splendidus isolate RoL2022-P1 chromosome 3, RoL_Sspl_1.0, whole genome shotgun sequence:
- the coro1b gene encoding coronin-1B encodes MSFRRGVVRQSKFRHVFAQAWKAEHCIDDVRVSRVTWDSPLCAANPKFIAVIIEAGGGGAFLVVPIGKSGRIDQSCPTVCGHAAPVLDIQWSPHDDNIIASASEDCTVKLWQIPDAGLTSPMTEAILTLEGHSKRVGILAWHPTAFNILLTAGCDNVILVWNVGTGELVYQLSDAHPDLIYSVSWNKNGSAICTVCKDKALRVIDPRRGSILKVKEKVHDGTRPMRAVFLSNGNILTTGFSRMSERQLALWDTKDLSEPMAVQEMDTSNGVLIPYYDPDTNMVYLCGKGDCTIRYFEVTDESPYVHFLSLYSSKEPQRGAGFLSKRGVDVNKCEIARFYKLHERKVEPISMTVPRKSDLFQGDLYPDTAGLEPALLAEEWIAGQDAVPILISLSAGYNAPPSKHKDTIRSRPKITTQDSGTGAPSSASNVVPAPLSTTSSAKEMGEEEAPHRAATGDTGGVMERPKKEDDLLTELLAEMKALRTVVLAQSQRIEILERQLARIEDGDV; translated from the exons ATGTCTTTCCGTCGGGGGGTCGTCAGACAGAGCAAATTTCGCCATGTATTTGCTCAAGCCTGGAAAGCAGAGCACTGCATCGATGATGTGAGAGTGTCGCGGGTCACGTGGGACAGCCCACTGTGTGCCGCTAACCCTAAATTCATCGCAGTAATCATTGaagctggtggtggaggagcttTCCTTGTAGTTCCGATCGGCAAG AGTGGGAGAATCGATCAGTCATGCCCTACCGTGTGTGGTCATGCAGCACCAGTGCTGGACATCCAGTGGTCTCCTCATGACGACAACATCATTGCAAGTGCCTCAGAAGACTGCACTGTCAAG ctATGGCAGATCCCAGATGCAGGCTTGACCAGTCCAATGACCGAGGCCATCTTGACTCTGGAGGGGCACAGTAAGAGGGTGGGCATACTTGCCTGGCACCCCACTGCCTTCAACATTCTCCTGACTGCAG gctgtgataatgTAATTCTGGTCTGGAATGTGGGAACTGGAGAGCTTGTTTACCAGCTGAGTGATGCTCATCCAGACCTTATCTACAGTGTGAGCTGGAACAAAAATGGGAGTGCCATCTGTACTGTGTGTAAAGACAAGGCTCTACGAGTTATTGATCCCAGGAGAGGCAGCATCCTCAAG GTGAAGGAGAAGGTTCACGATGGCACTCGACCCATGAGAGCTGTGTTCCTGTCTAACGGGAATATACTCACCACTGGTTTTAGCCGAATGAGTGAGCGTCAGCTTGCTTTATGGGATACA aaaGATCTGTCTGAGCCCATGGCAGTCCAAGAAATGGACACGAGTAATGGGGTTCTTATACCATATTACGACCCTGACACCAACATGGTCTACCTCTGTGGAAAG GGAGACTGCACCATCCGGTACTTCGAGGTGACAGATGAATCGCCTTACGTTCATTTCCTCAGCTTGTACAGCAGCAAGGAGCCTCAGAGGGGTGCAGGATTCCTTAGTAAAAGAGGGGTGGATGTCAACAAGTGTGAGATTGCCAG GTTCTATAAACTGCATGAACGGAAGGTTGAACCCATCTCAATGACTGTACCTCGGAAG TCAGATCTTTTTCAGGGAGACCTCTATCCAGACACAGCTGGTCTCGAACCTGCTCTGCTAGCAGAGGAATGGATCGCAGGCCAGGATGCTGTCCCCATCCTAATCTCCCTGAGTGCTGGTTATAATGCTCCGCCATCCAAGCACAAAGACACCATCAGGAGCAGACCCAAGATCACCACACAGGACTCTGGCACTGGAGCTCCATCCTCAGCCAGCAACGTAGTACCTGCTCCCTTGTCCACTACATCATCTGCAAAGGAAATGGGAGAAGAGGAGGCCCCACATAGAGCAGCCACGGGAGACACTGGTGGTGTGATGGAGAGGCCAAAGAAGGAA GACGATCTGTTAACAGAGTTGTTAGCAGAGATGAAGGCGCTGCGCACCGTTGTGCTTGCTCAAAGCCAGAGAATCGAGATTCTGGAGCGGCAACTGGCCAGGATTGAAGACGGCGACGTATGA
- the si:ch211-119e14.1 gene encoding uncharacterized protein si:ch211-119e14.1, with protein MADPIEYHTSNATVAILTICLVALIGLLVFFYFYLNKEANDEYTIHQLVYKQGGLRDHLRDATLALEGRLGVQLWPRNDSADEGEEMQEIQCEEGQVDEISSLISWSKRDEKEADGAACGGVHNEEASDKSSLDGSDTRREAPEKQEEEEESSEIITVLDQDCGGAGIVINLNQLSGNAIWSEEQDGDGNVTAL; from the coding sequence ATGGCAGATCCAATTGAGTATCATACATCCAATGCAACAGTAGCCATCCTGACTATTTGTTTGGTTGCCTTGATTGGGTTGCTGGTCTTCTTCTACTTTTACTTGAACAAGGAAGCCAATGATGAATACACAATCCATCAACTTGTGTACAAGCAAGGAGGCCTCAGGGATCATTTGAGAGATGCCACCTTGGCCCTCGAGGGACGCCTTGGAGTTCAGCTGTGGCCTCGCAATGACTCTGCCGATGAGGGAGAAGAGATGCAGGAGATCCAGTGTGAGGAGGGCCAGGTGGATGAGATCAGCAGCCTCATAAGTTGGAGCAAGAGAGATGAGAAGGAGGCTGATGGCGCGGCATGTGGCGGCGTCCACAACGAAGAAGCGTCGGATAAGTCAAGTTTGGATGGTTCTGATACCAGGAGAGAGGCACccgagaagcaggaggaggaggaagagagttCAGAGATTATCACAGTCCTTGATCAAGATTGTGGAGGCGCTGGAATTGTGATCAATCTAAACCAGCTCTCTGGCAATGCCATTTGGTCTGAGGAGCAAGACGGTGACGGCAATGTGACAGCACTGTGA
- the dtx4a gene encoding E3 ubiquitin-protein ligase DTX4a — MLLASAVVVWEWLNEHGRWRPYSPVVCHHIEAVIRSDPRCGSLVLGQVDPRLSPYIIDLHSMHQFRQDTGTLRPVRRSFYDPTSAPGQGWLWEWENDAGSWTAYDTEVGIAIQAARDRQQPWLDLTPLGFCYLIDFESMTQINGQTQRCRRIQRRSDLAYPLVSGPLPKSHHAWGPTPMPGSGGLQGVDLSGVGMGIRMGVSGTRNGGAYPSGALPASAITSLGQPCACHQCMLVLSVKAGAMSTAQTLGRRPPMTKHPSPKINSHHIPGGSYSLTLPRPPSTTRSLSPHRMSVFGGTGGLGSVGAVGFAAGNSGIGSTGFSIGGGYNHSLSFLGSATAALSLTSTRPPPPPLPPLPPPAPPPSSALLSVAPSSSHPAMSSSTATSCTATAATSAASPTLISTVASTCTPSPSARVLGPVSTSGSASCAAPLPPRSSLVGLSRPALQRIAMAQSRALIASGVPTVPVKNLNGSSPVHPALAGITGILMSAAGLPVCLTRPPKLVLHPPPVSKSEIKPVPGLGHCCRKTTKKQARKGKTPEDVVKRYLQKVRNPPEEDCTICMEVLSGPSGYKGPGIGGISRAESVGRLAQCGHQYHLQCLVAMYNNGNKDGSLQCPTCKTIYGVKTGNQPPGKMEYHVIPHSLPGHPDCKTIRIIYNIPPGIQGPEHPNPGKPFTARGFPRHCYLPDSEKGRKVLKLLLVAWDRRLIFSVGTSSTTGESDTVIWNEVHHKTEFGSNLTGHGYPDQGHLDNVLEELKAQGITEEECLPRD; from the exons ATGTTACTAGCATCCGCCGTGGTGGTATGGGAATGGCTGAACGAGCACGGACGCTGGCGGCCCTACAGCCCGGTTGTCTGTCATCACATCGAGGCAGTCATCCGGAGCGACCCGCGCTGTGGTAGCCTCGTCCTCGGCCAGGTGGACCCGCGCCTCTCGCCCTACATCATCGATTTGCATTCCATGCACCAGTTTCGACAAGATACTG GCACCCTTCGTCCGGTACGACGTAGCTTCTACGACCCCACCTCAGCGCCAGGCCAGGGCTGGTTGTGGGAGTGGGAGAACGACGCTGGTAGTTGGACAGCCTACGATACAGAGGTGGGCATTGCCATCCAGGCAGCTCGTGACCGTCAGCAGCCCTGGCTGGACCTCACGCCGCTGGGTTTTTGCTACCTCATTGACTTTGAAAGCATGACCCAAATCAATGGGCAGACGCAGCGTTGCAGGCGCATCCAGCGCCGGTCTGACCTAGCTTATCCATTAGTGTCTGGACCACTGCCCAAATCTCACCATGCTTGGGGACCCACACCCATGCCCGGTTCCGGAGGTTTGCAGGGGGTGGATTTGTCTGGAGTCGGCATGGGCATCCGAATGGGCGTTAGTGGAACGAGAAATGGCGGCGCATACCCAAGTGGAGCGCTTCCTGCGTCAGCCATCACTTCCCTCGGACAGCCCTGTGCTTGCCATCAGTGTATGCTGGTACTGAGTGTGAAAGCAGGTGCtatgtccacagcgcagacgtTGGGCCGAAGACCGCCGATGACCAAGCACCCAAGTCCAAAAATAAACAGTCACCACATCCCAGGAGGCTCTTACTCACTAACTCTTCCACGGCCACCGTCCACAACACGATCTCTCTCCCCTCACAGGATGTCTGTGTTTGGAGGGACTGGCGGTTTGGGAAGTGTTGGTGCAGTTGGTTTTGCTGCTGGCAACAGTGGTATTGGCAGCACAGGTTTTAGCATAGGCGGCGGCTACAACCATTCCCTCTCCTTTCTCGGTTCAGCCACTGCTGCCCTCTCCCTTACGTCTACTCGACCGCCACCTCCGCCCCTACCGCCTCTGCCACCACCAGCCCCACCTCCATCCTCCGCACTCCTATCCGTTGCCCCTTCATCCTCTCACCCAGCTATGTCATCCTCAACTGCTACTTCCTGTACGGCTACGGCAGCGACGTCAGCCGCCAGCCCAACCCTCATCTCTACAGTTGCCTCCACCTGCACACCGTCACCTTCAGCAAGAGTCCTGGGCCCAGTATCGACATCAGGTTCTGCCAGCTGTGCCGCCCCCCTACCACCACGTTCTAGCCTTGTTGGCCTGAGCCGACCTGCACTTCAGCGCATCGCCATGGCTCAGTCACGTGCCCTTATAGCATCTGG TGTGCCGACAGTCCCGGTGAAGAACCTGAATGGGTCCAGTCCAGTTCACCCTGCACTGGCAG GCATCACAGGCATCCTCATGAGCGCGGCAGGACTCCCTGTCTGTCTCACCCGGCCGCCCAAACTGGTGCTTCATCCTCCACCTGTCAGCAAGAGTGAGATTAAGCCTGTACCTGGACTGGGCCACTGTTGCCGCAAGACCACTAAGAAACAGGCACGCAAAG GTAAGACCCCCGAGGACGTCGTGAAGAGGTATCTGCAGAAAGTCCGCAATCCCCCAGAAGAG GACTGCACAATTTGCATGGAGGTGTTGTCCGGACCGTCGGGATACAAAGGCCCCGGTATAGGTGGAATCTCCAGAGCTGAGTCTGTGGGCCGCCTGGCTCAGTGTGGCCATCAGTACCACCTCCAGTGCCTGGTTGCCATGTACAACAATGGCAACAAAGACGGCAGCTTGCAGTGTCCAACCTGCAAAACCATCTACGGGGTCAAGACCGGGAACCAGCCTCCCGGCAAAATGGAGTATCATGTCATCCCCCACTCTCTACCCGGACACCCCGACTGCAAAACTATTCGGATTATTTACAATATCCCACCTGGCATCCAG gGACCGGAACACCCCAACCCGGGCAAACCCTTCACTGCTCGGGGGTTTCCCAGACACTGCTACCTGCCAGACAGTGAAAAGGGcagaaag gtCCTGAAACTGCTGCTGGTAGCTTGGGACAGGCGGCTCATCTTCTCTGTGGGGACGTCCAGCACCACGGGCGAGTCTGACACCGTCATCTGGAACGAGGTGCATCACAAGACTGAGTTTGGCTCCAACCTGACAGGTCATGGTTACCCAGACCAAGGGCACTTGGACAATGTCCTGGAGGAACTCAAAGCGCAGGGGATCACGGAGGAGGAGTGCCTACCCCGAGACTGA